GCTACTTCTATTATCActaaaaaattgtaatgCTGGATCAGTCTTGAACATATAATGGCTACCTAATGTAATAATTAGCTCACTTTCTGAGGTATTTAAAATCTTATGACCGAAAGAAGTTATAGACTCTTGGATATTGCTCGTTGATGAATCTTTTGCTTTGAACAGAGTACTTGGTCTTTTCTCTAAATATTGTTCTCCCATTGTGTTGGAATCACCAATTGGGTCTAATGCCAAAGATGAGATAGAAACAGAAGAAGGATATGGCtgtataatattaatcGGTAACTGATctctttctttaatatttggacTTGTAATATTaggattattttttatctttagtAGATTTGCAATTTCTAGAAACCCACGCAATGCTGCATGCTCCATTGGTGTCCACCCATTActatcaaatatattataattggCATTATGCTTAAGTAATAATTGAACAATATCACTATATCCTTCAACAGATGCAATAAAAATTGGAGTCCAATTGAAAGTTTTTTCAAACAACTCTGTATTTGCTttatattctaataatgtTTGGGCCATATTTTGGTGATTTAGTTTACATgctaaatataaagatgTCTCATTAGTTTCCTTATCAGTAATATTAACATCTAAGTTATTACATTTCAATAAGATTTCCAGTAGCTCGTACTTTCCTAACCTTGTAGTGTACAACAAAATACTCGAATCTTCAGCAGAAATGTATGaaagttttaaaagttCTTCTAAAGTTGAAGGATGCGAGTTGACAATTGCCAAGTGAACTGGTGTCATGTTTTCATAGTCACCCCAATAATTGACATTTGCAATAGACATATTTGAATCCCAATGCTTACATTCTTTTAGTGTTgaaatgatataattaaCAATAGTGTTCAGACCAAATTTAGAAGCATAATGAAGAGGTGTTCTTTCATATATATccttttctaataatgatagTATATGCTGAGTTGGTAGATGATctaaaagatatttaaaGCCAGCagttaatatttcaatctTTGAAACAATATTGTCGGAAGAGTTAGTTGCACTTATAGCCTCAGTTCCATTTCTATTCATGTCTGCATCCTGGATATCTGAAAAATTCTCTATCAActttgataatgaaattatgtGATGatggaaaaaatttctcttatttaatttgttttggTGCcatattgaattaaatgaagtTATCATGAATGCAATACAATTAGAAGATTCAGAAAATACAgctaaatttaataaattaatttgtGTTCTCATTGGGATATTATCCGTTGCTTTATAAATTTCGGTTAAGTTATTTATGGtttgtattatattatcattttcaattgaatcataaataattctagtttcatttgatatatcttttagagatttattgttaatataattatcagtattggtaaaattaaaacGATCGAATGGAGAAGATAACGTAATTAGATTTGCATTgaaattgttattatttgggGATGAAGAAGAGTTATCTGTAATACTATTCAGTATAGTTGTCAATTCAACAGATATGGAATTAATATAATCTagtaattttgaaatattggaatcatataaaaaattatctatgTTTACGAATTTGACCTCATCATTTGAATCCATATTAtaaccaatttttttatgaacttttttaataagCTTAAACAAGGCTCTCTTAttcatttctttaaataattttaaattcctGTAATTCAATCTTAGATCCAACAggaaatttaatatttcttctatttCATCGATGATTTGCaaattattgtttaaaattgttGTGGATACCtgtgaattatttgatgatgtCGAGTATGGATACCCGTTAATACCACTAATTGTGGCACTATTGTTATTGGCTAAATCATAGTCAATTAAGTTTGGCAATTTCAGATTATTTACACTTGCACTATTACTACTATTCGAATTGGTTGCCAAACTAGAAGATTTAAGCATATCCTTATTGCTAGGATTATAATAAACAGGATTATCTGACTTATCAGTTATTGTTGAGTTGAAACTATCAcaaaattgttttaattctaatattttttcatttaaatagGAATGAGTGGATAACAATGGCAagatatcattaaattgagtggataaaattaataggTTCAATCTTGAACAATATAGGTTGTAATgttgtaaataaaaattctcgatatcttcaatttctttgttaaattccaatataaagaaatgaACTCTCTCTTTTATTTCCTCattgttaaaaaaagaatcttcttctttatttacATCTATATTATCACCCAGAATTGTGCCATCTCTTCTTTTCCGTGGAGGTTCTGATTTTCTACCATCAACAAGAAGCTTATCTTCCTCTGAATTATACTCACCTCCAGTATTACCctcattattttgattattgtaatatttttcataaaataACGTGtcttgaataatatttatttcctTAATTAGCTTTTTGAATCCCCTGT
The window above is part of the Henningerozyma blattae CBS 6284 chromosome 2, complete genome genome. Proteins encoded here:
- the GDE1 gene encoding glycerophosphocholine phosphodiesterase (similar to Saccharomyces cerevisiae GDE1 (YPL110C); ancestral locus Anc_8.599), producing the protein MKFAKLFSCYQIPEWYEHYLDYRGFKKLIKEINIIQDTLFYEKYYNNQNNEGNTGGEYNSEEDKLLVDGRKSEPPRKRRDGTILGDNIDVNKEEDSFFNNEEIKERVHFFILEFNKEIEDIENFYLQHYNLYCSRLNLLILSTQFNDILPLLSTHSYLNEKILELKQFCDSFNSTITDKSDNPVYYNPSNKDMLKSSSLATNSNSSNSASVNNLKLPNLIDYDLANNNSATISGINGYPYSTSSNNSQVSTTILNNNLQIIDEIEEILNFLLDLRLNYRNLKLFKEMNKRALFKLIKKVHKKIGYNMDSNDEVKFVNIDNFLYDSNISKLLDYINSISVELTTILNSITDNSSSSPNNNNFNANLITLSSPFDRFNFTNTDNYINNKSLKDISNETRIIYDSIENDNIIQTINNLTEIYKATDNIPMRTQINLLNLAVFSESSNCIAFMITSFNSIWHQNKLNKRNFFHHHIISLSKLIENFSDIQDADMNRNGTEAISATNSSDNIVSKIEILTAGFKYLLDHLPTQHILSLLEKDIYERTPLHYASKFGLNTIVNYIISTLKECKHWDSNMSIANVNYWGDYENMTPVHLAIVNSHPSTLEELLKLSYISAEDSSILLYTTRLGKYELLEILLKCNNLDVNITDKETNETSLYLACKLNHQNMAQTLLEYKANTELFEKTFNWTPIFIASVEGYSDIVQLLLKHNANYNIFDSNGWTPMEHAALRGFLEIANLLKIKNNPNITSPNIKERDQLPINIIQPYPSSVSISSLALDPIGDSNTMGEQYLEKRPSTLFKAKDSSTSNIQESITSFGHKILNTSESELIITLGSHYMFKTDPALQFFSDNRSSTLFDDLDMEISLVITYENALSDKKIVIDLPLDDSRDIIKFRIPHNNKNDCKVYFDLVPVYNKRTIDSLKYQENINNASIPCIGRGVALLSNIKQPVGPNMRSLDDNITLPIIRLTDSNIIGTVNFNFMIIKPFHNSNINLELESKYWRSLVSTRVIGHRGLGKNINTKKSLQLGENTVESFIAAASLGASYVEFDVQLTKDNVPVVYHDFLIGETGVDVPMHELTAEQFLQLNNNKLEPFMKPGIRNRRLSLDGTESLSKVQTWNGNDDKSKDIDETKSKYNEYFGKNLIEERMKLTKSFQKYNYKGNARGHTIASSFVTLKELFKKIPENVGFNIEMKYPMLDEAIEEGASILAHEMNHWVDTVLNVIFDNINGRDVIFSSFHPDICIMLSLKQSAIPILFLTEGGATRMEDIRASSLQNAIKFARTWNLLGIVSAAEPILKAPRLVQVIKSSGLVCVTYGVENNDTDNVEKEMNAGVDAVIVDNVLAIRKGLTKTIAN